The Falco biarmicus isolate bFalBia1 chromosome 1, bFalBia1.pri, whole genome shotgun sequence DNA segment GGGATCCCCAAAGGCAGGACAACTGGGAGGGAAGGTGGGTGAGTGCCAAGGGTGGAAAGAGGGGTgccagggaggaaggctgggTTGGGGCTGGGGGTACTCACCGCATAGCCCTGCGGGGGCAGTGGGAAGGTGTCTTCTTGTAGTCTTTGATGAAGGCGGCAGGGATTTCCTTTTTGACGAACATGTCCCTGTAGCAGCACTTGCCATAGGAGCTGCGGACTGGGGAGGTGAGAGGGGTTGGTGCTCTCCCTTGGTGGTAGGTGTTCCCCTGGGGAGTCTCCTGCTCCCTTCTGCtacaaccccccccccctccccccgtcATCCCCTGTGGtgctgctttgccccagggcaggagcccccagttCCCCTGTCTGCGGGGAGTTATTACTGAGCTCCCCAGCTGGGGTGATGAACCATCCCCAAGCCTATTTTGGGTTATTTTAACAAGAACAGGGCAGCCCTGTGCTTGGGCAGCTTGTgctgcccctcagccccccaAACCCCTGGCAGAAACAGGAGCCGAAGCTCTCACATCCCTCCCCAAACCCCTgccagggagggagctggggacgCCAAGTGGGCAGCTGTAGGGAGAGGCTCGGCACTGGTACTTACAGGAGATGCCCTGGCTCCCAGTCCAGAGCGTCGccagcagcagggtgagcaCAGCCAAGGAGAAGACCTTCATGTCCATCCCCTGGTTTGGTCAGCTGCAGCACCGGGCAGCTCTCACTGAGTCAGGGCCACTGAGAACTACCTGCCTCTTATGCCTGCACCTCGGTGTGATATACCCCCCAGCCAAGCTTTCCATGACAGCACTGGACTCTCCCTGGGGAAAGAACCGCCCAGAGATATTGATAAAGGGCAACCAGTGAATGGAAATTCCTTCTCCTggctcctccagcccctgtgGTACCTGAGGGCTGCTGGAAAGTGTGGTGAGCACCCACCAGCTCTGCACCACTGGTGATGTGTCGGGGCCAGCAGTCTAtattgggtttggttgttgctgcCAGCAAACCACACAGGATGATGCTTGCGCCAGCAGAAGCCCCCGCTGAGTTTATTTTCTCCACCTGTTGTCAGCTGGGCTGCAATGCCTCTCTTGCAATTTTGCACCAAAGCGAGTGGCTCAGCGGCGGCCAGGCTCACCCCAGTCCACCCTGAGACCCATTGCTGCCGCCCATCGCAGTGACTGTGCCCATCACGGTGCCTGTCAGAGTGGCAGTGCCTGTCACATCTCCTTGTGGCATCCCGGGAGCGTGGGCTGACAGTAGGACCTGACCAGGCATCCCTCGGGGGAAGCTCTGCTAGACTTTGCACCAAGGGGTCTTTGCTCATTAGCATGGCTGATGAGGCGGATGGGAAGCCCTCTCCCGGTGGGCTGTGCCCACCTCTTGCCTCTCTCATTCGTAGCTTCCCCACATCCCGCATGGACATGGTTTGGCCCCACACTCCCCTGGACTGCTTCATGGAGACATCCTTGGGGCTTTGGCTCTTCCCAGCCCCTTACTGACCCCAGCCCTTACAGAAGTGGTTTAACACATGGGCAGgaaagctgccagcagcatctgcccGCTCCCCAGACACTTGCACAGCCGCATATTTGCACATGTGAGACCATGTTTAATTCTGTTCAGTGCGTTATACAAAACATAACCCGTGGCGCTGCTCCCCCTTAACCCCTCTGCTGCCGCTGGGCCGGCGAGCGCAGCCTCCCcgccaggctgctgctgcctgcgaGGGGCACGGGCAGCTGCCGGCACGCTGGGCTGGGAGCGCGGGGGCTGGCAGCGGGTCGGGACCCCAGCACCCCATAGGGTTGGCACATCCCCTCTTGGTGGGATGCCAGGGATGGCAAAGGCCCTTTGCCTTTGGGGAGATGGTGATGGTGACAGCGTGATGGGGAGGAGGTCCTCAATGAGCTGCTGTATCCAAAGGTGGTGtccctgcagccacctctgcaaAGGAGTTGCCTTTGCCGTGTCCTGCCTCCTGTGGAGGGGACTCTCTGTGCTGCCTCTGGCAGCCCTGCTAACTGGGGATGGAGAAGGAGCTGACTTGGAGGCTCTGCTGGTACCTCTTCACCCAAGGCCTGCTCGCCTGGGCACAGATCTCCTTCCCGTTCCTCACCCTGAAGCTGGGGTAGAGAAGAGATGGGGTTATCAGGGTAGTGGCATGGGTACCCGAGCGTTGAGTTTCCGAGGGGCTCGGAGGCACAGAGGATGAGGGTTGGACCCACCAAAGCAAGGCACAGGGTCTAGAGGGGCTGGGTTTAGGGTACTCACATCACAGCCTGGTGTGGGCACTCGGGGCTGGTGGGGTAGCAGGCAACGATGTTGTCCCTCTTGATCCTTCTCATCTGGAAGTTGAAGCAGCATTTCTCTGGCACAGCCGGGGCTCCTGGGGGGACAGCGCAAACTCCGCTTAGCCTGGAGATCCCCAcctcccatctcagccctcccACTGTGGGCACGGGGGCTCTATGAGGGGAGACCCCCTGCACACCATGCATGAAGCAAACCCATCTTGGTGGCCCTGGGGGCCGTCCCCATGCCCCAGCCCACGGGGACAGAGCGGGTGGCAGTGCTCACTCTGAGCCAGGCTCTGGCAACACAGTGCCGCGAGAAGGAGGGCACAGACCACCCTGGCCACCTTCACCATGCTGGAGGGCTGCTCGGTGGcactggggcagagctgccGTCTGCTGTGGTCAGGGCCCCCAGGCTGCTTTTATGGGGGGGAGCGGAGGGGCTGGCTTCCCCCAGGGCCAGTGGTTGCGTAGATAGGGGAAGAACTTGGTCCTCTGCCATGTCCCAAAGCACAGAGGGTGAGCAATACTCAttgcctcccagcacagccctgggaagcGAGAAGGGGCTTGGAATATTTtctgcattcctgccaccagcTGGTGGCCAGGTTGCTCCCAAAGTTTGGCTCCACACTCCTGTCCCCCCATGGCAGGAGCCCCAGGGCAGGTAAGAGGGTCTGGGGACCTCCCTTGGATGGGACCAGGGCcaggctcagcaccctgcagggTCCCCAGTGCACACTCCTGACAGTCCATGTTCTCCCCCTGCACTGCAGTTTTCATCCTATCGCTTTGCATCCCATCCCAAGGGACAAATGGCCAAATACTGCCCCTCGTCCTcaaaaaatccacagaaaaacagcttctgtTTGGTTGCATCAGGCACGTGTGAGGCTCTGTGTTATTTTTGGGGGTGTTCGGGGCCCATTAGGGCTGAGAGAGGCCATGTAGATGACACTGCTTCCCTCCCCCCGTGCTGAAACTGCAGCTCACGTTCCTGGCCATGCtgagctgggaaaggcagaggGCACTTTGGGCCTTCCCCAAGTTGATTTTGCCTGGCCACAGCTGTCCAAAacccccgctccccccagccccagcaaatcccagggcacatcccagctgccagcagctggtgggtgGTGGGAAGCAGCGGGGAGATGCAGATGCgcatccccagcagcctggatgTACAGGCGGTCACGTCCCGCCAGTGCGGGACTGGGGACACTGGTGGCACCCTGCCAGCCTTTTGGCCACCTGGGCTGCAGTGTAGCCCTGCCGTGGGGACCTGGGTGGGGAGGCCACAGGGGAGGGCTGGTCCAGGCAGGGACCTGCCCTGATGGGAATGGGGCCCACCTCCACCGTGGGACTAAGCATGTCACCCCATGTGTTCCCCAAAGCCATTTGCAGGGTGCAGCAAGTGGGTCTGGGTGatgccccagggctggtggctgtggaCAGGGGGGTTTGTGTTTCCATGCCTGGCTGGTGGAGCAGAGCACCTTTCCGTCATCACCCCAACTCCCGTTTAATCTCTCCTTGGGGAgaccctggggagcaggggaaagcagATGGCTCTGGTCCTggtccagcacagctgcctggctcgcctTTCCCTTCCTGGATCCATCCTTTCCCTCTTATCCCCCTTGTTACCCCCCATGCACTGAGGAGTTCCTGGCTCAGCTGGGGTAACTGTGGTCCTCTAAGGGTAGAAAATATTCCCTGcaataagaaaatgaaacagaagcacaaggaaaacaaaagaggatttgttgggctgggaaaggcccTTTTTAAAGACTTCCAGGCAACGTGATGCTTCAGGCTGTGGAAGTCCAGGGATGACGttcccagcacctgcagcatccctctgTCCTGAGCCCCCGCATCTGCCCCACAGGACAAGCAGATCCTGTGGGCAAGGGATTTTGGAACATGGGGGATTTTTAGTCCTGGTTGGGACCCTGGAGCTGGCAGcccctgagcacccccaggtcctAGGGGCTTGCCTGTGTCTCAGGAGGAatgtccccctccccacaccagCCAGGATGGGGCTTTCCTGGGTTGCACAGACCTGGCACCAGCACCAAGGCTGTCCATGGGGGCTTACAGGGGCCAGGGGCAAAACCAagtgctccagcagctcttgAATTTAGGAGAAACTGGTCTTCACTCCCCTCCAGCTCATCTGCCCCTCCAGTTTGACACAGAGAAGGGCACTGGACACGGGCAGACCCACTGCTGTGAGATCAGATCCAATTTCTGCTCTGGGGTGGCCTCATGGGCTGGGCTGAAAAAcacctttttcctccctttcttcccctgttTCTGGCCAGTGCTCACAGCTCCGGCTCTGGGCTTGGCTGCAGGACATGGCAAGGGGGATATGCCACCAGCCTCCATCTCTGCCTGTCCCCTCTCCCAGGCCATGGTGTGAGCTCTCTTGGCACTGGCATTTATCATTTTCCTCGCTAGGAGATCCCATGGCTGGGGAAATCCCTCGGCTGGGGAAGTCCCTCTCGGAAATATGGGGGTTAAAGGTGGGGGACCCCAGGAAATGCTGCctcatccctccatccctcccacGCATGGAGGGATGAAGAGATGAGGCAGCATTTCCAGGGGTGgtgggagcactgggggggtgggggtggagaaAGGCTGAGCCCCACGGTGAGAGTGGGAAGTGTTGGCACCTGCAAAACGTACAGGACAgatcctgctcctgctgccaagAAGTGCAGGGGAAGGTGGCAAATCTTGGGGCTGGCAAAGGCGTTTTGGACCCCATGGGGGGCTGAACTTTCATGGTCCCCTCAAGAGAATTTGCAGGGGCTCCAAATCTCCCACCACTGGGCGGGTGAGGGTGGAGATGCCCCGATCCCACCGGCCCTGGGGgacagcagtggctgcagcagccctggccacccCACAGCCACCTCATGGCTGCCCCAGGTGAGCATTGCTCCCCACAGCTTCATCGCAAAGCACAAGCAGCTCCTGGGgaagctgttgctgctgctgggagtgTGTCTGCTCCATCACACTCcgtgctcagccccagccctgtcTGAGAGCTCCACATCGCTGGTGCTGCCAGAGCCGGCTGCCAGGCACACCGGGATGCCCTGTGCTCAGCCCCCCTGGCAATGCCACTTGTCCCTGGGTAAGGGTTGCTTTGCCAGCCACGTTTGCAGATGCTTTATTGACGCTGCAGTGCTTCTCATTTCAGCTGATCAATAACCCCGGGGGAGGAAGATCTAAGTGCAGCGCCTGCGGGACAGgatggctgctgcagctggggcagccaaAGCCACGAACATGATCAAAGCAGCTTTGCCAGGTCAGGTCTGTTTTCTATAAGGATTTGTTTGATTTATTCTTCTCCCTTTAAAATCTCTCCGTCGGTGGGATCAGCTTTTCCATTACCTTGTCAGGGCTGATGGTGAGACAACCACTAAAGGCACACCCAGCGtgtgctgtttccttttttaaggtCCTTGCCCAGCGCTGGCTACCCGGGACTTCCCCAGCTGCTTGCGATGATGGGTTATAGTGAGATGGGTCTACCCTCGCCTGTCCCCAGGAAGAGGTGGCTCATAGTCATCCCTCCCACGCCACCCACACCCCTGCAGGGcccagctggctcctgcccagatGCCATCACCTTCCCCAAAAAGCAGTGgaggttgttggtttttgttgttgttgttgggttttttttggttttttttgtccaagGCTGGAAACCCCAGCAGTGATCTGCATCTCACCCCCAAAGCTGCTCACTGGGGTGGGAGCAGGTAGTGCAGCCTCTGAGGCTGCCCTGAGGCTGTGGGGATGGGCCCATCTCCTGCTGTTGGAACATGCAAATGTACAGAAATAAGATGGAACGGATGCTGCCATCTTTGTCCAGGGGAGATTTCACCGGGAAAGTCATGGCTAAGCCCCGATATCAGACACATCAACCATGCAATGGTGTGCATGCCGCGGGTATTGCTGGAGGAAGCTACAGACACGCTGCCAGGCTTGGACCAGTCTGTCTTGCCTTCAGCCACCCAGCCCGGGCATGGGGAAAGGCTGGCAGCGATGATTACCAGCTTTTGGAACTGGGAACCCAGCAAAACAAATGGCATCATGTGGCTTTGTTGTGGATCTCCGGGGTTTTGGAGCCCTGTCTTGATTTTGGAGtctgtgctctgctcccagctccagctgtgccgGCGCATCCcccctttcccagctgccaggctgtgggATGCGGGTCACCCATGTCCTGCCAGCCCCATAATGGGGAAAGCAGCCCCAAAAGGAAAGGTTTTCAGCCCAAAGCGGTGGGTGGGGGCCTCACGGCACTCGTGGCAGAGCTGATCCCAACGGTGAAAAGCTTTCCCCCGGGATGACGGTCCCTAAGCATGTGACCCGAGGGAAGGGGCTTTGCGGTACCCGTGTTGTGCGTTCGGGCGGCTCGTCCCCTGGCATTTGATCGTCCCTCAGCTGTCCTGGGCTGAACTCTCCCCCTGATGCTGCATCCCCCCATGTGCTGCCTGACTCATTTCCGTGCTTTGGCCCCAGCATCCCGGCTGCCTCTGCACAAGGACCAGCCCTGGCCGAAAAGCTGATTTCACATGAGACTTCTCTGCTTGATTATGATCAGTGCTAGGCTGCTCGAGCTGAGTGATCTCTTCCCCCGGCTCCCCAACCCTGGCCTTTGAAAACCCAGAgcttataatgaaaataaacccaaagcACTGTCTGCCTCGCCTCCTTATCTGCACCTTAATTTCTGCATGTTGCACATGCCTCATGATTTCCCAGCAACCCAAAAGGCAAGAAGCAGCATttaatggtgaaaaaaaaaagagaagaaccCCCCAAAAGAGCAAGATGCTCATAAAATCCACTGCACCCAGGAGCTGGagtcaaaaataattaaaaacttcaCACTAGGAACGTTCTGGGCTTTCTGGATTTTCTCCAGGCACAAGACCCAAGGCTGGGCACTGTTGGTGGCATGAGGGGAGGTGGCCATGGGCAACAGGGATCAGCATCACTGGGACGTGGGGGGCTCTGCTGCCCCACCCTGAATCCCCCTGCTACCCAGCCCCAGGTCCACACGGTGGttttccccaggctgcagctaTCAGCAGCTACAATCTGCTTTCGCAGTGTTAGTCACTGTCAGTTTTCACACATATTTTCTGAAACCACCTGCCCAGGGAGGAAAAGACACCCAGCAGATGATTAATTCACTTGCCTTGAGTGTCTACCTTGCGCATccttcccacccagcaccaCTTCAGGCTGGGGGAGCGGGGACCACCACGGCCacgcagcagccccagcacagccatcctTTCCCCTTGGCACCAGCCactttttgaaatttctgtgaaatacGTTTGCAAGTATTTCCTGGGTCGGCTGTGGGAAAGACattccttccccccttcctgcTGAGTTTGCtgtgggaaaaattaaaattgagacGCACTGGATGTGGCACCGGTGATGGGATGAGCAGCGGCTGTGCGGTGCTGGGGTGAGGGCTGGGTCCTGCTGGCCCTTGCCATTTTTGGGACCCCGGGGCTCATTTGGGGCTCATGGCAGTGGCTGGACCACTAGCCAGGTGAGGTGCTGGCCCGTGGGAGCCctttggtgctgctggagggctgccctggctctgctgggctgggcatcccggggagggggggcagggtTTGGGGTGCCAGCCTGGGGCGCAGCAGTGGAGGGGGGTCTGCACCCCTCCAAGCTTTGGCTGCTGTTTTCCCTCCGTTTGGCACAAGATGTCAGTGCTGCTCAAGGAACGGCCGCTGGTGCCATCCCACCGCATGGCCTGGCCGGGCCATGGTGCTCCTCCATCACCTTGGggtccccagcctggggggggcTCCCAGGGCACGGAGGAGGCTCCCCCGTGGCACGCACCCACCGGGGCTTCTCCCGTCCCATGGAGatgcacagagagcagcaggtcTCAGCCAGCCCCATGGCCTCAGGTCCTTCCCCTTTGGAGGCACCACGAGGCTCTCagacacccccagccccatgggaaTCATCTGGGGTGAAATCTAGGAGCCTGGAAGAGGAAGGTGGAGGGggaccagccccagccccacatctCACAGCACTCCCATCGCTGCTGCTGGccatcctccccctcctctttggtgtgcaggggatggggagcagctTTCCTGGGGCTGGCATCCCTCGGGGGGAGATGAGATGCTCcgtgctgggaaaaaaatataagaaagaagatacagagggaaaagaagCTGGGAATGAAAGAATCAAAAGCCTCTACCAGCCACACGtggaaaggggggtgggggggaggaaaaaaacctcaaaagaGTGTTTGCGAGTCTGGAGGCTTCTGGGACCTTGGGTGACCAGAAAAATAACACATCAAAGACCTCACGTATGCCTGAAGACAGATAAAAACTCTGAGCCAAAATGTTCTATGAATATTTAACTACCATCAATATTTAATTAGCAGATAGAGAGAGATTAAGAGCAAAGGGATCCATCCTCTGTATTTGCTCCAGCCCCGCTCTGTGGGTGCGTGGGGGCttgcagtggtggtgggggcACAGCGCTGCCTGCAGCCAAACTCCATGCCAAGATCAGGGCACGGGGACCCCAAAGAAAGGGAAGGACCCCCCCACAAAGGAAAGGATCTTCTTTCCTAGCCCCCCGCTGTGGGGCTTggtgggaaaggggaaggatAACTTGTGCATGACCCAGGCGCTGTGTTTCTGAAACAGCCATCCAACGGAAGCTGAAAAATGGTCCTTTCAGAGATTCAGGATGCTCCAGGAAGAGCATCTTGCCCACCAGCACcatgcacacacccccccacccccccacccccttcttgTGAATTGGCTGCCAAGGGCAGCAAGTGGAGCTGGGGGCTCCCTCAGGGAGTGGGTCAGCATCCAAGCTTTCCCAGAGGACACTCAGAGCCAAGCTGGGGGGGCTTTTGGGCAGcgcagtgctgctgggggctgctcagcctgagGTGGTCTGTGGGgcctcagcacagcagctggccCTGGCGGGGGGCACCGGAGGTGACCTCCCCCTGTCCTGGATCCATCCAACTTTCAGTCCATGCTCACCCTCCTCTAGGTTTGAaatccccctcctgccccggtGCCTGTGAAAGCCTCTGGGCTGGAGCCAGTGGGGCAGAAAGGTGCCTGCttgcccccccagcccccccccccccccaaatgctGCTCAGCTATGTGCTAATGCTTCGCCCTCAGTGTCTAAGCCATATGCGCCCAAGTGTCTAATCCACTATTAATCCCTAATGACTAATCCTTTTAAGTGACTGCAAtggctggggggtggcaggcaggaggggcacTCTGTGTGCCATTGTcccatgggggggggggacacacctcagcagcccccagccccaccacacaGCTCCTACCCCTCGCAGGAGGCTCATCCATGGTCCCTGGCACGGGGGTGGGCGCTGGGAGAGGGTgaggctggggagagctgaCCGTGACTATCCCTGGGGCTAcgggggagagctggggggtCCCATCACAACTCAGCCCTGGGCTTTTGGCCCCCCTCTCCCACGCTTTGAGGTTACTTCCCTCTCTGGGAGCTGCCTTAGCTGGAGGGGGACTGGAGAGGGCGGTAAAAGCCAAGCGTGATGGATTTTCCTTGTCTGCTGCGATCCAGGCAGGACCTGGGGAATGTGGGACAGGCACGTTTGCAGCCCCCAAATGTCTCAGAAGTTCTTCCCAGCCTCTTCCTTGTGCCTGGATCTGGGTCTGGGCATTTGGTCTGGCCCAGGCCTTGGAGGTGAGGAttcggggctgggggctgggagggatCCTCATCGCCTcgtcccccctccccatgccaGCTCTGGTCCCTACAGCCCATGCCGGCTGGCTGGAGAGCCATGGTGCCATGTCCTCTTGCAGCCCTGGTCATCCTGGTGGCTTTACTCTCCTAAGCAGGGTTTTGTGGCCAGCCTGGTCCTCTGGCATCTCCTGAGCTGTGGATGCTGGGAAGCTGTGGAGGCTGCAAAATGGGGTTGGGGGGTATTTCACACCTGCTGGTAGCGTGCAGCCAGCAAACTGCTTTGCTAGATGCTTTCCCACCAACCGGGGAGGGGGCTTaatttccccccccttttttttttggatgtaTTTGAAGCAAAAGCCCTTGATGCCTTTTCTCCCCACTGCAccagccagggcagagctggagcctgGGCGAACAGTGGgagccagccaggctgggagtgGGCACAGGGAATCCTCACCCTCCATCTCCCCCAGCAAAGCAGAGCCCAAGGGGTAcccagagaagaaaaccagcctTCCAAAACCAAACCCGGTGTCTTTAATCACCAACAAAGCCAAGCCCAACCAGCATGGGACCTGacacccccgcaccccccgcaGCAGTGCTGTCACCCCACGGTGGTCCCTGGCCCCAGGAGTACAGGGATTATGCTGGATCACTCATGTATAAAATTGCTCCTTGTCTGGTGAGGAGCCCGTCGGCAGGGGAAGCCGTGATGGGCTCCACTGGCCGCCTCGGCGCGGGGACCTGCCGAGCCCTGTGCCGCGCGGCGATGCGGCGGCTGCAGTTTCCATATCTGGGCCATTCACCACTCGAGACTTTTAGCGCCCGGAGCAACGGCATGTACTGCTGATGAGTTCTTTCTGCTCCAGTAATTACAGTGAGGAATTTGTCAGAATGAGCTTTCTAAAACCTTCTTGTCTTGTTCTGATTTTACCTGGAGTGTAAAAAGTCATTAGTACGGTAAAACGGAGGCTGTGCTAAGCCAGCAAGCCATCCAGATAACATAGTTTACATCCACTACACACTCAatatgcaacaaaaaaaaaaaagaaaaagaaaaagaaaaagaaaaagaaaaagaaaaagaaaaaaaaaaagaattgctgtttttctgttttacccAGATGGAGTTTTCTGTGATTGAAATTAGCAGGATGAGAAGGCAAGCAGAGGAGGTGGCAGGTCTGTGGGCTGGGCATGGCAAGACGTGCTGGGTGCCTGTGCCTCCTCTTTCTCCCAGCCTCTGCATCTCTGGCTGACGAGGCACAGAGCACCCCGGCCACCAGTCCTCTCTGGGATGGGCCAGCCCGGCTGTTTGGGACAATTTGGGTTTCACCTACAAACCTCTTTTTGGG contains these protein-coding regions:
- the LOC130143887 gene encoding C-C motif chemokine 3-like, with translation MVKVARVVCALLLAALCCQSLAQRAPAVPEKCCFNFQMRRIKRDNIVACYPTSPECPHQAVIFRVRNGKEICAQASRPWVKRYQQSLQVSSFSIPS
- the LOC130143940 gene encoding C-C motif chemokine 7-like, whose amino-acid sequence is MDMKVFSLAVLTLLLATLWTGSQGISFRSSYGKCCYRDMFVKKEIPAAFIKDYKKTPSHCPRRAMRVEVVERRNVCVDPEETWFQNFLQQESSGSTS